The Lycium barbarum isolate Lr01 chromosome 4, ASM1917538v2, whole genome shotgun sequence nucleotide sequence ACAGTTCAGTAACACGCCATTTCTTTTTCTCCCCTTTCCAATATTGAACTTTTAAAGCGTATTTAGAACCTAAAAGTAGTTACCTGATCAGCCTCGAGTGCAGCACGATAAGCGGCATCCTGCTCCTCCCTTAAACGTATATTATTTCTCCTTTCTTCTGCTTCAAGCCTGGCAGAAACAAGCACAGGTGCACTTTCCTCGAGCACCCTTTGCAGTGCAGTGAGCAATTCTTCAGGAGATTTTGGTCCCTCCACCTGCAAAGTGTTCATCAGATTATGATAGACAAGAAGACATCATAGTAGAGAGGTCAATGAAGCAGGCTTGATAGAGAAAGCCAGTCTAGTAAGTTCGCTGCTACGCCAACACATCAGATAGTATCTGGTATGAATTTGCAGTTCTTTTAGCTAAACAAGGCAAATAAACCTTTAATTGGTTTTTAGCAACAAAAGATAAGCCTCCACAGCTACCTTAGTTATAGAGATAGCTAGGAAGGATTAAGACAACAGAAAAGGACAGATCTAACATAAACCACAGGAAAATCTGCACGTGATATGTACTCATTGAATGACAAAAACATTCCCTGTTATGTCAAATAGACTAGGCTAAACCGTTAAGCACAAAATAAAGCAGGGCCGAAAGCCAACCAGTGCTAATCGATGTAATGTTTTTTAAGACACTTACAAGAGACAGAAAGAGGGATCCCAGACCGCACTCGATCGGGATGTTTGGTGTTAAAACTATAACTTCTAACATCATGAACATATACCAATTAACAGAAAACAGGATAGTCAAACAAACTTTGAGCTTGAAAGAAACAACGAAGCATAAAAGAGGATTAGGAATtgaaccccaaaaaaaaaaaaaaaatggggagaATTTTGTCTGCAAGAGGTAATCAGCCTGCTTCTAAGGACAATCATTTTAGTCATACCAAGCGCGCACTCTTTTTACTTATCAGGAAATACTAGATCTTTGTTCCAAAATGATGAAACTTTTGTGACAGTttccttttcccttttctttGAGGTGTCAAATTTTTAGAAACCAGCAGAAATAAAGCAAATTACTTCTTGATACATATATGCCCTGATTCATTTATTAATTTCATAAGTATATACGTGGTGATACCTATGCAGGAAGCGGAAGGTTTAACTCCGGGTAGGGACAAGGTGACATAGAAACATAGGATCAgccagaggcggagccaggattcgaagtttgtgggttcggggttctaattctttaaagttactgggttcttaattgataatttgtacatatttgacaaattttttaatacaaatatatggtttgaccaaaagctactgggttcggccgaacccgcaACCGAAGGGCTGCCTCCGCCCCTGGGATCAGCCATATTTCTCTCTATTTCATCCAAGGTAATAATGAAGCAACAAAAAGAGGGAGAACGTCCACAAGTCATCAGCATATCTAAATATCAGAATATCATCTCAGTTAAGCATGCAACAATTGTATGCACTCGAGACACACTCTAAGTCTACACATTATTCAAAAGCAATTTCCAGATACTCACTAGTATAACAATATGACAAAGTTTAAAGTAAATAGGCAGACAAACCTACTTGCAGTTAGATAAGCAACCACATCTTATATCCGATACTCGATTTGATCCTCTTGAACTAACCAACATTCCTACTACAAAAAGTCTCTCGTTTCCTCATACTTCATTaacagaagaaatagcacatATGTACTGTGTGTAAGTAAATACATTCTAGGCGAATCCATTAGGCCACGCTTAAAAGATAGTTTCACTGCTCTTGTTACTTTTTTTGAGGAAACAAAACAAAGTGCAGGCCTCATGATAGAGGCTTGAGTGCTTGACAAATTCAAGAGTGTCCGCGCTAAATTCAGGTAGGTCAACTAACTGCTCAATGTCGTCGTTGCTTTGTCCCGGTCCAATAATGTCGACCAAAATCCTTAATAAAATCATGCAATCCATAACAATATCGTATTTTGACATGCATTTCCTCCCACAGTATATAGGGTTCTTATACACAGAATTAACCAATATAAAAGGCTGTTAACAAGTTAAAGAGGACTCCATCACGCTAAAAAGATGCAGACTTGTGGAAAGCACAAACTTCAAGGATTATTTCCCAGGCAATCCCAAGTTTGTCCAAGATTATGCTGATTGCTTTCAAGTTAGTGACCCATATTCAGTCTAGAATCATAGTTTCAAATGCATAATATAAAGCTAGTCTTTGACTAAATAAAGCACCTTTTAGGCCTGGATTTAGTATTGCATCTACTTCAACCAAAATAGTTCCTTCACCGTATTATACAGCATACAagccctttctatatatagttcACGCTACGAGCTCTAACTTGAGAACGAAACAAAACAAACATATAGCTCTTTTACCTGCTGAAGCAATGCAATCCTTTGGTTTGTCGCAGCCATTACAACCGCACAAAAAGGAAACCTTGATGCCTTCAAGCTATTACTCATCTTGAAACCTTCACTAGCTCTAATACTCCCACCCCAAGCAACAAAATTCTCGTTGATAAATGCTACCAATGCTTCATTGCACAAAGTCCTTTCACAAAACATAGGTGTATCTGGATGCTCAGGTGAATGTAAATACACGAAAAGCAGCTTAAACTCATGCCTAGACCTCTGTAAAGCATCCATAAAACCTTCAGCAACAAAATTTGGCCTTGTACTCCCAAAATCCCTATCAAAACTATCCACGAAACTCATTGCCTCCGCTGCTGATGCAGATACAGATACCAAAGGTGAAGAGGATTCACCATTACGTCCCGAATTGAGACCAATCATTCGCAGCGAATAAGAAAGTACACCACCTGCCGCCCATACACCAAATCCTACCGCACCTGAGATTAGAGGTGACAAAAGTTAAGACCATAAAACCATAACCCACCCAACCCGCCCAAATTTGGGctgatatttagctcaaattgatgCATGAGAAGTCTtgtcaaaatatttccaaaaatacattaataaagaaaaataataattttattagttACTAAAAAAACTATAAAAGAAGAAATAAAACAATTCAAACTTAGTGAGACTTGGAAGGGTTGGGTTCTGACCCGCTTTTTAGCCCATTTCAACTCAAGTAACTTTTGGGCGAGTCCCGCCCATTTATTAACTCAACAACTTTTTTCCTCCCCAAAACCCACCCATTTGCCACCTCTACCTGaagggtcattcgcacaaatgacCCTATTtcgaggtggtctttaattattgcccctcaaatttgtggtctttaatttttaccctttagCATTTCGGCACGGCATAACTTAGATTTCGCATCATAACATCCACACAAGTTATGCCAGAAAAGGCAAGACTTTCAACATTTAACCGGAAAAAAAATCTACGCAACTTATGCCGCATAACTTAAATCCTACATAACTTGTGCCTAGCGAAGCAAAAGTTCAATTTCCGATGATAAAAATATTACAGAACTTATGCACCGCAAGATAAAGATATtacataacttaattcctacataatTTGTGACGAGCAAGGCAAAAATTCAGTTTTTCGAAGATAAAAATGTTAAAAAATTTATGCAAGCAAGTATGGATACTTTCATTAAATAGCAGCAGGTACAAAAATTAAAGCCCAGTGTGTTTGAAGGGCAATTCGTGCCAAAAAAAAAGGGCCTACCTAAACAAAATAAGCCAATAATCGAATAacaagaaactacaagagtaATACATACAAGTAGCAACTAGAATAAAAGGATAAGCGAGACAACACTCAACCATTTGTCACGTGTACCTGAAATTAACCCTAGACTACCGGAAATGATGGAAAAGGGAAGAGTAATAATCTTCCAAGCTAAGGCCGGTGGTCCACCGGCAACTAAACCAGTTTCCGGCGGGGGTAAATTCGTAATTGTAGGTAATGTATTGGAAGTAGTTGGTTCGGATGCATAGTGAGGGGTAGAATGGTCATTTTGAGAAGTAAAAGTAGAGATCGCTAATTCGAGATCCCAACCATGTGCGGCAAGGATCTCAGTACACAAATCAGCGTCTTCTACACCTGTGATCGCTTGAAAATACGCTATTTTATCAGCTACATCACCCATTTTCTTTGGTTGTGTTTTTGCTTGCTATGTGTTCATTGGGAATTTCGATGATTGGTTTGTATTTGTTATGTGATGTCAAGTGTTCGATGAAATGATTATTAGAGAAATGGGCGAAACTTCTTTTTTGCACTGTAATGGACTATCGTATTGGCAATTGGGTTTCCTTATCAGTTTTACGTGACGTTGTGATGGATGCGTGAATTGTTGATTCTACTTTTATACCCAGAAAATGGGCTCTGACTACCTCGATATTACAAATCTGCCATTAATTCCTAACTATACCAGGAAATTGTATAATACTCCTTCAGCCCCATTTTTAACTGTGATTATCATAGTATAATTCATTAATCTATCCTGTTTAATAAAAGTAAACTGATTATTTCCTCTTCAGTATTGTGACATTTTTCCTTAATATAAAAGGCATATAGTTGAAAATAATTGTTAACTTTAATCTTGAATTTCTAAAATAACAATTATATTGAGACATTTTTATTATTGCGCTAAAGCAAATGTTAATTTGGTGGGGTGGTGGGTGGGAGGGGGGAGGGAGGAACGGGGGAGGTGTTACTTATTCTTTCACAACTTTCAAAGTTTGGATCTCTCTCTCACTACTACGTACATCGAACATTTACAAGTAATACAGATTTTGTATTTTCCATAAAagcttttttcctttttcttaaaatgGAATTGTTTCAGAGACTCATATGAATAAAGTTccaaagagaaagtaaatagtaCAAAACTTCAGGCAATGATGTAAAGCAAAAACTCCATGATCTGAACCTAACATCTTTACAAGCATCATTGAGTACTTCTTGTGTTTTCTGCTGCAGCTTAGCTTGTCATGCAGAAGGAATAATCAAGTTATTCAACCTCCTTAATCAGAGGCTTACCCTCAGTTTGTACTTTCTCCATTTTCGGAATGCCCGTCTTACTCCCTATAGATTCAACTAATCGCCTCTGCTCTGCCTCGACAATTGCTGCTAAGGAAGACCATGCTTCTTGTGGCTGCTCGTGAGCCCAACACATTATAAAATAAACCTTCCTTTCCGCAGACTTGAGCTTTGTTTTGATTTCAGAACTCCTGGATTTACGCGGCTTCTCTGACTTCAAATCCTTCTCTGCTTGTAGAATTAGCCTCCTTAGATCACAAAGCAAACAAACTAAAGCTGGTCCTTCAAGATTAAGAAGGGTAATTGTGTCATTGATTAGTCCCAACGCGAATTGTAGGCCACCCATGTGTCTGAAGGCCGGTGAACATGTTTGCTCCATGCAATGCGATAGAGCTTCCAGCACTGTCTCTGGCTGCCCACCTTGACCAAGAACAGAAGAGACGCTCAACAAGACCGTGGCTGATCCTATGGGATCTGATTCCCAATCACCATTGTAAAGGCGAAGAGTAAAGCAATAACTGTACACGATGTCAACAAGGTGAACAGCCAATAAAGGGGATGGCCCGGCCGCACTGAGCTTACTAACTGAGGGTAACGGAGAGTCGGGGCCCAGTGGAATGTCGTGCAAAGGGTCGTCAACAGCTGTATCGTCCCTCACAAGTGGCTGGACTAGTTGAGTTCCATCCCGACCAAGAGATATGTACTTGGCAGAAGGCTTCAACCACCATGGCTCCCATGGCTTAATCAATTTGCTCAGCTCTCCTGAGGCAACAGCCCTTTGAAAATGTTTCTTTTCTTCAGTAGATAAATCTTCAAAACTTATCTGGTTTCCTGTATACACCACCCGCAACCAAAGAACTTAGCTTGAATAAAAGCACAAAGGAGAAACCGAAATAGCATCAAAATCTGATATTTCAGGAACATACCAGATAGAACTTTTTGAATAGTTTCCTCAGACAACAAGGAATCTGATGCAACAAGATCAACAAGGGAAAGTTATGATTAAGAATTTCAGCAATAAAAACTTAACTCATTTTGGCCTCTATAGTAGTGTGTTATGTCAGTTCAATAAATTCACaaagtaggcatttggccataaaTTCCAGATAtaactttatttggaatttatgaagttggagttggaaaACAAGTTTGGAGCACTTTCCCAAATTTGGAATCCAACTCCAAGTTGGATCTGAAAATTTTATAATCGAACACTGCTtttgaaataaagtgaaaaattattccggaaaaaagtgaatcattctcatggccaaacggctcCTAACTATGTGAAAGTATGAAAATATATAAGATTCATTTCAATATCCACATTGCAAGCAATGTGATACATGAATACAACAAGAATCCCTGAAGTATAACTACTTGAGCAAATCGAATCCTCCTCATCGTAAATTACAATAAAAGCCGTATCAATAAAGTTTCTTCTTTTATTGTAGAAAACAAAAACCATATTCCATATTACTCCTCTTAAAATGCTAATAATAAATGAAAGGTCGTTCTGAGGAAACGCATCAAGCAGGACTATATTCATTATTGCAGAAAACAAAGCAATGCTTACCATCTTCATCCATGATGTCTGCTTCATCTTCCGAGTGGAATCGTTTGAGTATGTCCAGCATTTTTTGCTTACTTCCTCCATCTGGTTGTAAGTGCTGTAGTTCCTCCATGACA carries:
- the LOC132634727 gene encoding plant UBX domain-containing protein 10-like, whose protein sequence is MGDVADKIAYFQAITGVEDADLCTEILAAHGWDLELAISTFTSQNDHSTPHYASEPTTSNTLPTITNLPPPETGLVAGGPPALAWKIITLPFSIISGSLGLISGAVGFGVWAAGGVLSYSLRMIGLNSGRNGESSSPLVSVSASAAEAMSFVDSFDRDFGSTRPNFVAEGFMDALQRSRHEFKLLFVYLHSPEHPDTPMFCERTLCNEALVAFINENFVAWGGSIRASEGFKMSNSLKASRFPFCAVVMAATNQRIALLQQVEGPKSPEELLTALQRVLEESAPVLVSARLEAEERRNNIRLREEQDAAYRAALEADQARERQKKEEQERQEREAAEAERKRKEEDEARERAAREAAEREAALAKMREEKLQSLGPEPEKGPDVTQVLVRFPNGERKERRFQCTKTLQSLYDYVDSLGCLEVEKYSLVSNFPRTVYGSEKLALSLKEAGLHPQASLFVELNS
- the LOC132634728 gene encoding uncharacterized protein LOC132634728, with product MAETIVTSEAASSSSQLNSSSHIICRVCQKQFSQYTCPRCNTRYCSLPCYKSHSLRCTESFMRENVMEELQHLQPDGGSKQKMLDILKRFHSEDEADIMDEDDSLLSEETIQKVLSGNQISFEDLSTEEKKHFQRAVASGELSKLIKPWEPWWLKPSAKYISLGRDGTQLVQPLVRDDTAVDDPLHDIPLGPDSPLPSVSKLSAAGPSPLLAVHLVDIVYSYCFTLRLYNGDWESDPIGSATVLLSVSSVLGQGGQPETVLEALSHCMEQTCSPAFRHMGGLQFALGLINDTITLLNLEGPALVCLLCDLRRLILQAEKDLKSEKPRKSRSSEIKTKLKSAERKVYFIMCWAHEQPQEAWSSLAAIVEAEQRRLVESIGSKTGIPKMEKVQTEGKPLIKEVE